One window from the genome of Natrialba magadii ATCC 43099 encodes:
- a CDS encoding outer membrane protein assembly factor BamB family protein, translated as MPSRRAVLATCGSAVLAGCSAVRREPSVTGSWPQRGYNRSRSGVHPGDIDGPESPLTARWTRSLPSYGGSSTSPLLANGSLYVGYTDGPPSLMEGERAIVIEAIDPATGDSQWTTTATTTRESQQTYHHADSLTLADDGSLILIQTSNGLCAVATDENEGEQWCFDNVSDGQLSYQPISPAIDDDTVYVGHYRQVASGESVPLFYAIDLTDGSERWRHEFTTWDGTGVYSAVAVDDVVYLTEFEEGVKALDAADGTELWSESLSVDSAPTVVDGTIFVTEGYRGDDESYGAAALDTTTGEVLWEATDDEYGGGWIPRQLAATDDTMYYAAGFRLLARDTATGERRWPDADRQLASPNTDPDELREAEPTAARTGIPAVVGDRIYVGNRNLLVVIDRETGSVHTHYDTERSLRNSVAVADDWLYANTDSTLYGLTTCETELFGRCLR; from the coding sequence ATGCCCTCCAGACGTGCGGTACTCGCGACCTGCGGGAGCGCTGTTCTTGCCGGCTGTAGCGCCGTCCGACGGGAGCCGTCGGTGACCGGGTCGTGGCCTCAGCGCGGATATAACCGCTCTCGATCCGGTGTTCATCCCGGTGATATCGACGGGCCTGAGTCACCACTGACGGCCCGGTGGACGCGCTCACTGCCGTCGTATGGCGGATCGAGTACGTCGCCACTGCTCGCGAACGGCTCGCTCTACGTGGGCTACACCGACGGCCCACCGTCGCTCATGGAAGGAGAGCGGGCCATCGTGATCGAAGCAATCGACCCCGCGACCGGCGACAGTCAGTGGACCACGACTGCAACGACGACACGAGAGAGCCAGCAGACGTACCATCACGCCGATTCACTCACGCTCGCCGACGACGGATCGCTGATCCTGATACAGACGTCGAACGGTCTCTGTGCAGTCGCGACGGACGAGAACGAGGGGGAACAGTGGTGTTTCGACAACGTCAGCGACGGACAGCTCAGTTACCAACCGATCTCGCCTGCAATCGACGACGATACGGTCTATGTCGGTCACTATCGCCAGGTCGCCAGTGGTGAATCAGTGCCGCTGTTCTACGCCATCGATCTCACGGACGGCTCCGAACGTTGGCGCCACGAGTTCACGACGTGGGACGGAACGGGTGTCTACTCGGCTGTCGCTGTCGATGACGTCGTCTACCTCACGGAGTTCGAGGAAGGCGTGAAAGCGCTCGACGCAGCCGACGGCACCGAACTGTGGAGCGAGTCGCTCTCGGTAGACAGTGCGCCGACCGTCGTCGACGGTACCATCTTCGTCACCGAGGGATACCGCGGGGACGATGAGAGCTACGGCGCAGCAGCACTCGATACAACGACCGGCGAGGTCCTGTGGGAAGCTACTGACGACGAGTATGGCGGCGGGTGGATCCCCCGACAGCTGGCGGCAACTGACGACACGATGTACTACGCCGCCGGCTTTCGGCTCCTCGCCCGAGACACGGCGACTGGCGAGCGACGCTGGCCGGACGCGGATCGCCAGCTAGCCTCGCCAAACACCGACCCAGACGAACTCAGAGAGGCCGAACCCACCGCCGCTAGAACGGGTATCCCGGCAGTCGTCGGCGATCGCATCTACGTCGGCAATCGCAACCTCCTCGTCGTCATCGACCGCGAGACCGGCTCGGTCCACACGCACTACGATACCGAACGCTCACTCAGGAACTCGGTCGCCGTCGCAGACGATTGGCTCTACGCGAACACCGACAGCACCCTGTACGGACTCACGACGTGTGAGACCGAACTGTTCGGGCGCTGTCTTCGGTAG
- a CDS encoding enolase-like domain-containing protein: protein MDPDSDTDSPPPLSFGSLADLPLTIERVSTARLSRDTSSGFTRVTTEITLAGNGLEGIGEDVTYETEDHDELAAYGLPDLTGEFTLESFSNRLADLDLFPTAPDREVFRNYRRWGLESAALDLALRQSDTKLAAELGRERDPVRFVTSMRLGEPPTTDRLESLREQVPEIEFKLDPTTDWDESLIARFEESDTVGTDLIRILDLKGQYEGTDVDTPADPELYELALESFPDALVEDPGLTDETEPLFEDEAVRERVSWDAPIESLADVKELPWEPDWLNIKPSRFGSVASVLETIAYCEERGIQMYGGGQFELGVGRGHIQLLASLFYPDTPNDVAPGAYNDPDVDGELPMSPLEPPAASAGFRW, encoded by the coding sequence ATGGATCCGGATTCAGACACGGACTCGCCACCACCCCTCTCGTTCGGCTCGCTCGCCGACCTGCCGCTCACCATCGAACGCGTCTCGACAGCACGACTCTCCCGTGACACCTCGAGTGGCTTCACCCGCGTCACCACCGAAATCACACTCGCCGGTAACGGCCTCGAGGGCATCGGCGAGGACGTCACCTACGAAACCGAGGACCACGACGAACTCGCCGCCTACGGCCTGCCGGATCTCACCGGCGAGTTCACACTCGAGTCCTTCTCGAATCGCCTCGCCGACCTCGATCTCTTCCCAACCGCTCCCGACCGCGAGGTCTTTCGGAACTACCGCCGCTGGGGGCTCGAGAGCGCTGCGCTCGACCTCGCGCTGCGCCAGTCCGACACGAAGCTGGCCGCCGAACTCGGCCGCGAGCGCGACCCCGTCCGCTTCGTCACCAGCATGCGCCTCGGCGAGCCACCGACGACGGACCGACTCGAGTCCCTTCGCGAACAGGTGCCAGAAATCGAGTTCAAACTCGATCCGACGACTGACTGGGACGAATCGCTCATCGCGCGCTTCGAGGAGTCCGACACCGTCGGAACCGACCTGATCCGGATTCTCGACCTCAAGGGACAGTACGAGGGGACGGATGTCGACACGCCCGCCGACCCCGAGCTGTACGAGTTGGCACTCGAGTCCTTTCCCGACGCACTCGTCGAAGACCCGGGCCTGACCGACGAGACGGAGCCGCTGTTCGAGGACGAGGCCGTCCGCGAGCGCGTCTCCTGGGACGCCCCGATCGAGAGCCTGGCGGACGTCAAGGAGCTGCCCTGGGAGCCCGACTGGCTGAACATCAAACCGTCCCGGTTCGGCTCGGTCGCGTCGGTACTCGAGACGATCGCCTACTGCGAGGAACGCGGCATTCAGATGTACGGTGGCGGGCAGTTCGAACTCGGCGTCGGCCGGGGACACATTCAGTTGTTAGCGTCGCTGTTCTACCCCGACACGCCGAACGACGTTGCGCCAGGGGCGTACAACGATCCGGACGTTGACGGGGAGTTACCGATGAGTCCACTCGAGCCGCCAGCAGCGTCGGCAGGGTTCCGGTGGTGA
- a CDS encoding ABC1 kinase family protein: MLLAYARDRRRFLLFGRSRSVDTETRRHRASVLLESLLTLGPTFIKLGQLLSTRPDVLPPAYIDVLAALQDEVPPAEWDEARAIIEADLGSIDEQFESFDTDAISGASLGQVYRARLHSETVDDREDDVREVAVKVRRPEIESLVEADLRVIRWSLPLLLFFVDESRAFSLENLADEFAKTIREEMDYEREAEMLETIRSNFVGDDRYRIPAVVESHSGARILTMEYIGGTKINDVAELESRGIDRSEVAENLQWAYMQMIMDDGVFHADPHPGNLAVTDEGRIVFYDFGMSGRVDDFVQEKIIEFYIAVANQDIDGILDALIEIGTLSPDADRGVMAEVMEIAIQDARGEDIEQYRVNQIISQIEDSIYVFPFRLPKNLALVLRVATVVEGVCVTLDENFDFIETATGYLTEQGYREETARQYAAETAQQLRQTGESLTRITPKAERTLDRLDRDDLYVRIGVEDPDGVFDKLAKRLVYGMLLTMSLFSMGVLYALNAPWAAIVAAVFSFFVGIQLYRTFREPRSIRARPQFTRQSMRQRRRDE; the protein is encoded by the coding sequence TTGCTACTCGCGTATGCACGGGACCGCCGTCGCTTCCTCCTGTTCGGTCGCTCTCGATCCGTCGACACCGAAACCCGCCGCCACCGCGCGTCGGTCCTACTCGAGTCGCTGCTGACGCTCGGGCCGACGTTCATCAAACTCGGCCAGCTCCTCTCGACGCGTCCGGACGTGCTTCCGCCGGCGTACATCGACGTACTCGCCGCGTTGCAAGACGAGGTGCCACCGGCCGAGTGGGACGAGGCGAGAGCGATCATCGAAGCGGATCTCGGCTCGATCGACGAGCAGTTCGAGTCGTTCGACACCGACGCGATCAGTGGTGCGAGTCTGGGGCAGGTCTACCGGGCACGGCTCCACTCCGAGACAGTCGACGACCGCGAGGACGATGTCCGCGAGGTCGCCGTCAAGGTCCGACGCCCGGAAATCGAGTCACTGGTCGAAGCCGACCTGCGCGTCATCCGCTGGTCGCTCCCACTGTTGCTCTTTTTCGTCGACGAATCACGCGCGTTCTCACTCGAGAACCTCGCCGACGAGTTCGCGAAGACGATCCGCGAGGAAATGGACTACGAGCGCGAAGCGGAGATGCTCGAGACCATCCGCTCGAACTTCGTGGGCGACGACCGCTATCGTATCCCGGCCGTCGTCGAGAGCCACTCCGGGGCGCGCATCCTCACGATGGAGTACATCGGAGGGACGAAGATCAACGACGTGGCTGAACTCGAGTCGCGCGGGATCGACCGCAGCGAGGTCGCGGAGAACCTCCAGTGGGCGTACATGCAGATGATCATGGACGACGGCGTGTTCCACGCCGATCCGCACCCGGGGAACCTCGCGGTGACCGACGAGGGCCGGATCGTCTTCTACGACTTCGGTATGTCCGGCCGGGTCGATGATTTCGTCCAGGAGAAGATCATCGAGTTCTACATCGCCGTCGCCAATCAGGACATCGACGGTATCCTCGACGCGCTGATCGAGATTGGGACGCTCTCGCCCGATGCAGATCGCGGGGTGATGGCTGAGGTGATGGAGATCGCCATTCAGGACGCCCGCGGCGAGGATATCGAACAGTACCGGGTCAACCAGATCATCAGTCAGATCGAGGACTCGATCTACGTCTTTCCGTTTCGGCTGCCAAAGAATCTCGCGCTCGTCCTGCGGGTCGCGACAGTCGTCGAGGGCGTCTGTGTTACGCTCGACGAGAACTTCGACTTCATCGAGACCGCGACGGGCTACCTGACCGAACAGGGCTACCGCGAGGAGACGGCAAGACAGTACGCCGCCGAAACGGCACAGCAACTCCGCCAAACCGGCGAATCGCTGACCCGGATCACGCCGAAAGCAGAGCGAACACTCGACCGACTCGACCGGGACGACCTCTACGTCCGTATTGGCGTCGAAGATCCCGACGGCGTGTTCGACAAACTCGCAAAGCGACTCGTCTACGGCATGTTGCTCACGATGTCGCTGTTCTCGATGGGCGTTCTCTACGCGCTCAACGCGCCCTGGGCTGCAATCGTCGCGGCCGTCTTCTCCTTTTTCGTCGGGATCCAACTCTACCGGACGTTTCGCGAACCGCGGTCGATTCGGGCGCGACCACAGTTTACGAGACAGAGCATGCGACAACGTCGGCGCGACGAATAG
- a CDS encoding Hsp20/alpha crystallin family protein: MPALRDALRDLTEDVFFDLLESDESYLLVLDVPGITADSLDCVVEDGQLAITAQREKDTPDGYQYLEENRSLLVDVELPLPNDVQTAGVETDAVVERGVLEITLPKATSEEMMINIVDESGAVDGAVDSAVGGAGDDTGDDGELTYGHDHDHSDSDTDNDSDTDNDNINDSGSDNDNDRNETNDTAGTDEPR, from the coding sequence ATGCCAGCGCTCCGCGACGCCCTGCGGGATCTCACCGAGGACGTCTTCTTCGATCTTCTCGAGAGCGACGAGTCGTACCTGCTCGTTCTCGACGTACCAGGAATCACCGCCGATTCGCTCGACTGCGTCGTCGAGGACGGCCAGCTCGCGATCACTGCCCAGCGCGAGAAAGACACACCCGATGGCTACCAGTATCTCGAGGAGAACCGGTCGCTGCTCGTTGACGTCGAACTACCGCTCCCGAACGACGTCCAGACGGCGGGGGTCGAGACGGACGCCGTCGTCGAGCGCGGGGTACTCGAGATCACGCTACCGAAGGCGACGAGCGAGGAGATGATGATCAACATTGTCGATGAATCTGGTGCTGTCGACGGTGCTGTCGACAGTGCTGTTGGCGGTGCTGGCGACGATACTGGCGACGATGGTGAACTGACGTACGGCCACGACCACGACCACAGCGACAGCGATACCGACAACGACAGCGATACCGACAACGACAACATCAACGACAGCGGTAGCGACAACGACAACGATCGCAACGAGACCAACGACACTGCAGGAACCGACGAACCGAGGTGA
- a CDS encoding molybdopterin molybdotransferase MoeA, translating into MKGADSERTEAGFKVRTPVTEARQLLREAIDDRHGRMAEGTEPPTDTDAVSLESADGRVLAAPVEAGRNVPHYERAAMDGYAVRAADTFGASERSPAVLRSNGGQDGETVTDAPVTPETATRVHTGSALPEGADAVVMIEHVETVASTGDLEITDAVAEGENVAPVGEDVEAGQHLYDAGHRLRPSDLGLLRSVGRTEVEVPTRPTVGIIPTGEEVVEHDPDPGEVIETNGLTVSRLVERWGGRATYRDIVTDDHESLRVAIQRDLTKDVVVTTGGSSVGERDLLPEVIDDLGEVLVHGVGLKPGHPVCLGIVEETPVLALPGYPVACIINAVQFVRPVLHWLAGTEPEPHPTTRARLERKIPSEPGTRTFARVQLSHSGDSDDTADGPTYTATPTRASGSGVLSSVALADGWVVVDDDREGIPEGETVLVENWEPAGGCGRR; encoded by the coding sequence ATGAAAGGAGCCGACAGCGAGCGCACCGAGGCCGGGTTCAAGGTCCGAACCCCGGTCACAGAGGCGCGCCAGCTACTCAGGGAGGCGATCGACGACCGTCACGGGAGGATGGCCGAGGGGACGGAGCCACCAACCGACACGGACGCCGTGTCACTCGAGTCCGCCGACGGTCGCGTGCTCGCAGCGCCGGTCGAGGCCGGCCGAAACGTGCCACACTACGAGCGGGCGGCGATGGACGGCTACGCCGTTCGCGCGGCGGATACGTTCGGTGCGAGCGAGCGCTCGCCGGCGGTGCTGCGGTCGAACGGGGGCCAAGACGGCGAAACGGTTACTGACGCACCTGTCACACCCGAAACCGCGACGCGGGTCCACACGGGCAGCGCGCTTCCCGAGGGGGCCGACGCGGTCGTGATGATCGAGCACGTCGAGACGGTCGCGTCGACGGGAGACCTCGAGATCACCGACGCCGTCGCGGAGGGGGAAAACGTCGCACCAGTGGGTGAGGACGTCGAGGCTGGACAGCACCTCTACGATGCCGGCCACCGGCTTCGGCCGTCGGATCTCGGCCTGTTGCGGTCGGTCGGGCGCACCGAGGTCGAAGTCCCAACGCGGCCGACGGTGGGCATCATCCCGACCGGCGAGGAAGTCGTCGAACACGACCCGGATCCGGGCGAGGTCATCGAGACCAACGGGCTCACCGTCTCGCGGCTGGTCGAACGCTGGGGTGGACGCGCGACCTACCGTGACATCGTCACGGACGACCACGAATCCCTGCGCGTCGCGATCCAGCGCGACCTGACGAAAGACGTTGTGGTGACGACCGGCGGTTCCTCGGTCGGCGAACGTGACCTGCTACCCGAGGTGATCGACGACCTTGGCGAGGTGCTCGTCCACGGCGTCGGCCTCAAGCCCGGCCATCCGGTCTGTCTTGGGATTGTTGAAGAGACGCCTGTCCTCGCGCTACCAGGCTATCCGGTCGCCTGTATCATCAACGCCGTGCAGTTCGTCCGGCCAGTACTTCACTGGCTCGCCGGGACCGAACCCGAACCCCATCCGACGACGCGGGCCCGACTCGAGCGCAAGATTCCCAGCGAACCCGGCACGCGAACGTTCGCCCGCGTGCAGTTGTCGCACAGCGGTGACAGCGACGACACAGCGGACGGACCTACCTACACCGCGACGCCAACCCGGGCCAGCGGCTCGGGGGTCCTCTCGAGTGTCGCGCTCGCGGACGGTTGGGTTGTCGTCGACGACGACCGGGAGGGGATTCCCGAGGGAGAGACGGTTCTGGTGGAGAACTGGGAGCCCGCCGGCGGCTGTGGCCGGCGGTAA
- a CDS encoding molybdopterin biosynthesis protein, translated as MNRKEFRDLASPTEAREAIDSLSIEGGVERVSLEDARGRVLVARLDAELDVPGFDRASLDGYALNARDTFGADEADPAELDVVGTVHAGEEPGVVLESGQAAEISTGAVMPDGADAMVPVERTDVGGDVDDRTDENGESGEDHESNETVLVRTSVAPGDNVMFAGADVAAGERALGPGTRITPRDIGLLSALGIDEVPVRRKPRVGIVSTGDELVRPGGDGELESTRGEIYDVNSYTIAAGVEDAGGEAVLYPHAGDEQDEMERILREAAAECDLVLSSGSTSASAVDVIYRVIEEQGELLLHGVSVKPGKPMLVGRLDSSAYVGLPGYPVSAMMVFRTFVAPAIRRAAGLPEPESATVTGRMARDERYGEGRLRLMPVGLVTDGDGGGGGNGNGAGATAGNGAGASDTLVYPVDKGSGATTSLAEADGVVEVGPETDYLERGESVDVQLFSPDVRPPTLLGVGEDDPTLNRVLDRLDNPRYLSVGSRPGLRRLREGIPDVAVVAGPSGREHGLEATELGSWERDWGLVVRAGNPDEIDGLDDLVDRDLQFVNRTSDSGLRTSLERALADLAAERDAETGTGTGTGTETGTKTDHHNLATQIDGFDVGLRAHESPARRVIAGEADAALGLRDTAERLSLEYVPLGTQTMHVLANPDRVEKASVRELESVLADAVVDDEGLSL; from the coding sequence ATGAACCGCAAGGAGTTTCGCGACCTCGCCTCCCCAACGGAGGCCCGCGAGGCGATCGACTCGCTGTCGATCGAGGGCGGCGTCGAACGCGTGTCACTCGAGGACGCCCGCGGCCGCGTCCTCGTCGCACGGCTCGACGCCGAACTCGACGTACCCGGTTTCGATCGGGCCAGTCTGGACGGCTACGCGCTCAACGCACGGGATACGTTCGGCGCGGACGAGGCAGACCCCGCCGAACTCGACGTGGTCGGGACGGTCCACGCCGGCGAGGAGCCAGGAGTTGTACTCGAGTCGGGCCAGGCGGCCGAGATTTCGACGGGGGCGGTGATGCCGGATGGGGCGGATGCGATGGTGCCGGTGGAGCGGACGGACGTTGGTGGCGATGTCGACGATAGAACTGATGAGAACGGCGAGAGCGGCGAGGACCACGAGAGCAACGAGACAGTACTGGTCCGCACATCCGTCGCCCCCGGCGACAACGTCATGTTCGCCGGCGCGGACGTTGCTGCCGGCGAACGCGCACTCGGCCCCGGAACCCGCATCACACCGCGAGACATCGGCCTCCTCTCCGCGCTCGGGATCGACGAGGTGCCTGTCCGGCGCAAACCGCGCGTCGGCATCGTCTCCACGGGTGACGAACTGGTGCGTCCCGGCGGGGACGGGGAACTCGAGAGCACCCGTGGCGAGATCTACGACGTGAACAGCTATACGATCGCGGCCGGCGTCGAGGACGCGGGCGGCGAGGCGGTCCTCTACCCGCACGCGGGCGACGAGCAGGACGAGATGGAGCGGATTCTCCGCGAGGCTGCCGCGGAGTGTGACCTCGTGCTCTCCTCGGGGTCGACCAGCGCGAGCGCGGTCGACGTGATCTATCGCGTCATCGAGGAGCAGGGGGAACTGCTGCTTCACGGCGTGAGCGTCAAGCCTGGGAAACCGATGCTCGTCGGCCGACTGGACTCCTCCGCGTACGTCGGGCTTCCTGGCTACCCCGTCTCGGCGATGATGGTTTTCCGGACGTTCGTCGCGCCGGCGATCCGGCGGGCTGCTGGGCTTCCCGAACCCGAATCGGCGACCGTCACCGGCCGAATGGCTCGCGACGAGCGCTACGGCGAGGGCCGACTCCGGCTGATGCCGGTGGGGCTCGTTACCGACGGGGACGGGGGCGGGGGCGGGAACGGTAACGGTGCTGGTGCCACCGCTGGTAACGGTGCTGGAGCCAGTGACACCCTCGTCTACCCCGTCGACAAGGGCAGCGGCGCGACGACCAGCCTCGCCGAAGCCGACGGCGTCGTCGAAGTCGGTCCCGAGACGGACTACCTCGAACGCGGCGAGTCCGTCGATGTCCAGCTCTTTTCCCCCGACGTTCGCCCGCCTACGCTGCTCGGCGTCGGCGAAGACGATCCGACCCTCAACCGTGTGCTCGACCGCCTCGACAACCCCCGATATCTCTCGGTGGGCTCCCGACCTGGTCTCCGACGGCTCCGAGAGGGTATTCCGGACGTAGCCGTCGTCGCTGGTCCGAGCGGGCGCGAACACGGGCTCGAGGCGACCGAACTCGGCAGCTGGGAGCGCGACTGGGGGCTCGTCGTCCGCGCGGGCAACCCCGACGAGATCGACGGCCTCGACGACCTGGTCGACCGAGACTTGCAGTTCGTCAACCGAACGTCGGACTCCGGCCTCCGCACGAGCCTCGAGCGAGCACTCGCCGATCTCGCTGCAGAACGAGATGCAGAGACGGGAACAGGAACAGGAACAGGAACAGAAACAGGGACGAAAACCGACCACCACAACCTCGCCACCCAAATCGACGGCTTCGACGTCGGTCTGCGTGCCCACGAGAGCCCCGCCAGACGAGTTATTGCGGGTGAGGCTGACGCCGCACTCGGCCTGCGCGACACTGCGGAGCGACTCTCACTCGAGTACGTCCCACTCGGGACCCAGACGATGCACGTGCTCGCGAACCCGGATCGGGTAGAGAAAGCGAGCGTGCGGGAACTCGAGTCCGTGCTCGCGGACGCGGTTGTGGACGATGAAGGGCTGTCGCTCTGA
- a CDS encoding helix-turn-helix domain-containing protein: MSTIAELRLPATENTLVTAFEHTPEITFELESSVSKTRPCLWVTDVSREAAEETFDTDPVVLEHDLLVESDSRLLFDVEFVDGAGTDELCETLLVDGGSLLEMWGTDGWWQARVRYRDRETLTDAYDRLTESGTNVDLRRITDIAQSNGGETRLTPEQQEALEAALEYGYFEIPRSISMEELAAELGISHQALSERFRRAYETLVNEELQHVEQS, translated from the coding sequence ATGTCGACGATAGCCGAGCTTCGGCTTCCGGCCACCGAAAACACCCTCGTGACTGCGTTCGAACACACCCCCGAGATTACCTTCGAACTCGAGTCGTCGGTCTCGAAAACCAGACCCTGTCTCTGGGTCACGGACGTCTCTCGCGAGGCGGCCGAGGAGACGTTCGATACCGACCCGGTTGTGCTCGAGCACGACCTGCTCGTCGAGTCAGATTCGAGACTGCTGTTCGACGTCGAGTTCGTCGACGGTGCGGGCACTGACGAGCTCTGTGAGACGCTGCTGGTCGACGGCGGCTCGCTGCTCGAGATGTGGGGCACCGACGGCTGGTGGCAAGCCAGAGTCAGATACCGTGACCGCGAAACGTTAACCGACGCCTACGACCGCCTGACGGAGTCGGGTACCAACGTCGACCTGCGACGGATCACCGATATCGCCCAGTCGAACGGTGGCGAGACCCGGCTCACCCCCGAACAGCAAGAGGCGCTCGAGGCCGCACTCGAGTACGGTTACTTCGAGATTCCGCGAAGCATCTCGATGGAGGAGCTGGCGGCCGAGCTGGGAATCTCGCATCAGGCGCTCTCCGAGCGATTCCGCCGGGCGTACGAGACGCTGGTAAACGAGGAGCTACAGCACGTAGAGCAGTCCTAA